In one window of Methanosarcina vacuolata Z-761 DNA:
- a CDS encoding acyltransferase family protein, which translates to MISRSYSEIKDKITLIDGISIIFIVLFHELGGINRPDSIFLLKYLATFGLVLFTFSSGLKMGINHSSEINDKSFVSKYFVKRFTRLYKAYIGYTLLAFVPLYCISYISINYLNLNFEGIANFWNNLNIDGLFKTLIGNNIVSYQLWYLIALIVITTICFTIIYYFQIDTLFYLGIPLLAFDIMYKDTLKLYPSILFNIMMYMPAYIFGIAYGYKQLEQNKLSISYIISIVFVAIFTVSIIYPQSFASKYAILLYGITFPPFMMLFSRLLLSCKYLKKSLLLCGKYSFQIYLFHWPIILPVLNRFIISILNINYFFTPYGVAILTIIVCVYVYKVCKILKLNQIFE; encoded by the coding sequence ATGATCTCTCGGTCCTATTCAGAAATAAAAGACAAAATTACTTTAATTGATGGTATTAGTATTATTTTTATCGTACTCTTTCATGAGTTAGGCGGGATAAATCGGCCAGATTCTATATTTTTGTTAAAATATCTTGCCACATTTGGTCTAGTTTTGTTTACGTTTTCATCTGGACTTAAGATGGGGATAAATCATTCTTCAGAAATCAACGACAAATCATTTGTAAGTAAGTATTTTGTGAAGAGATTTACTCGGCTGTATAAAGCGTATATTGGGTATACACTGCTGGCATTTGTTCCTCTATATTGCATTAGTTATATCTCAATTAATTACCTTAACCTAAATTTTGAAGGTATTGCAAATTTTTGGAATAATTTAAACATAGACGGTTTATTTAAAACTCTGATTGGAAATAATATCGTTTCTTATCAATTATGGTATCTGATTGCACTAATTGTAATAACAACTATTTGTTTTACAATTATATACTATTTTCAGATTGATACTTTATTTTATTTAGGAATACCACTACTGGCATTTGACATTATGTATAAGGACACTTTAAAACTGTACCCTAGTATTTTGTTTAATATCATGATGTATATGCCAGCTTATATTTTTGGGATAGCCTATGGCTACAAGCAATTAGAACAAAATAAACTCTCTATTTCATATATTATTTCAATAGTTTTTGTCGCAATATTTACGGTCTCCATAATTTACCCACAATCGTTTGCATCTAAATATGCTATTTTATTATATGGAATAACATTTCCACCATTTATGATGTTATTTTCTAGACTACTACTAAGTTGCAAATATTTAAAAAAATCATTATTACTGTGTGGAAAATATTCATTCCAAATTTATTTATTTCATTGGCCGATTATTTTACCTGTGTTGAACAGATTTATTATTAGTATTCTCAATATCAATTATTTTTTCACTCCATATGGGGTAGCAATCCTTACAATAATTGTCTGTGTCTATGTGTACAAAGTATGTAAAATATTAAAATTAAATCAGATATTTGAGTAA
- a CDS encoding GyrI-like domain-containing protein produces MKKSIYNYVDLPNPGKMPKIDLKKENKELYNPSAKEVSTVDVPEMSFLMIDGEGDPNTSQEYQNSIEALFSVSYKIKFISKKDSSQDYVVMPLEGLWWAENLADFNIQDKSGWKWTAMIRQPDFITKDMIKEAIQEVEKKKKLPALSSIKFQSLHEGLSAQIMYIGPYSQEGQTVEKLHNFIEEKGYEFNGSLPGEKHHEIYISDMRRTKPEKLKTIIRQPMKRKKVKY; encoded by the coding sequence ATGAAAAAATCTATCTATAATTACGTTGACCTGCCGAATCCAGGTAAAATGCCGAAAATAGATTTAAAAAAAGAGAATAAAGAACTTTACAATCCATCTGCAAAAGAAGTGTCAACTGTAGACGTTCCTGAAATGAGTTTTCTAATGATAGACGGCGAAGGCGACCCCAATACATCACAGGAATATCAGAACTCCATAGAAGCATTGTTTTCAGTATCTTATAAAATTAAATTTATCTCCAAAAAAGATAGCTCGCAGGATTATGTAGTAATGCCTCTTGAAGGACTCTGGTGGGCTGAAAATCTGGCAGATTTCAACATTCAAGATAAAAGTGGCTGGAAATGGACTGCAATGATAAGGCAGCCCGACTTCATCACGAAAGACATGATAAAAGAGGCCATACAGGAAGTAGAAAAAAAGAAAAAACTACCTGCGCTTTCCAGTATAAAATTTCAAAGCCTGCATGAAGGCTTATCAGCCCAGATAATGTACATTGGTCCATATTCACAGGAAGGCCAAACGGTAGAGAAATTACATAATTTTATTGAAGAAAAAGGATATGAGTTTAATGGCAGCCTGCCTGGTGAAAAACACCATGAGATATACATAAGTGATATGCGCAGAACAAAACCGGAAAAACTTAAAACTATCATAAGACAACCCATGAAAAGAAAAAAAGTAAAATACTGA
- a CDS encoding AAA family ATPase, with amino-acid sequence MKINAIHIDGFGKFSSLSMEDLPAGLVIFTGANEAGKSTLFTFIRRMFFGIPNTRLCNLYPPLGGGKHGGRLAVIDSIGDRWVIERNAGRKEDVKVVLPDGNTGGKVELIKLLGHADRNVFENIYAFGLEELQSFETLNDQSINSKLYSAGTGVGVSISGLMNSISSIETNLYRPRGSKPLINELFREIGKTEVKITELEGTQKKYDSLHFELEQKTLEIAQLKEKSQNIREKLNDIQNLLSVWEDWEILCESKTALESLPGLGSFPEKGEEKLKRLQERIEEIRETISRLQQDLDKNAVKERSLSPDESLLKQKDAVLELGSGIEKYRSEEKLLPSLEMNLRQEKAGFSELLLELGPAWDEKALELFDRSIPAKEAVIQMRRSVDEIEDKIKETRNELQQVLNSIERVLQENDLFEESLLVHRDQVIELGNGIEKYQSDKEFLLSGTQELQDRKAELRENLSGLGEGWDENALDLFEHSIPSKETVFRKRREMDEAEKTIERYRDRLKLALGEIKDVCEEIEALKEKLEVYPTLPRPEEVKQELEAVSYLRVAHPLLREKEGELKSLEKEEMLFAALRPRETENKDGLPLWPAGMVLLAGCIGLVYESISGTMFSGLVIFLLLFATSAVYFLKATNKSSVHLAGEEHLEDVESRKQNVKDSKEKLFREINSLKASMKTRAKKCGFEDIPDPSVREQKADELQRVVVELKTTWELRQREEKLQKKLDKLNASYIELKDTIRAQEAKQEEVLQEWKGWLTSSGLSPEFSPEHVIEILSAIRACLEKQKNINELEKQVTLKEATVKKYEEKACSILEACRKPISGIALESEIAKLREDVSFAFNQAERVRKLEAESEGLNRKKEELETRFLEETKARDALAEKWTGWLGTYGLDPSLSVESVLEIFSVIRTCFDKQRAIRKLEEQIASSRTSIEAYEAKVAGVLQVCGRSLSGISFDSQVEKLRSDLEKASDETRNLQQLKTRSEELKIELEAALDKYKEAAEELAVLLNSGSAETGEEFYENARLWAQRTELENRKREAEQQIQRVSVGEKDYGVFVEELQDSDLSGLKEENHSLEECLKALEQETSDTIDRRGAIRNQIEQLEQGSEGSLARVMQESLLEELHEKSREWASLVLAREILAKAVKVYEKERQPAVIVEAQAFFSKITRGRYTRIYSPLNSTEIYVEDRNGRQKSIQELSRGTAEQLYLSLRFGFIREFGRHSESLPIVFDDVLVNFDPERCKSTCEAIKDLASDNQIFYFTCHPETVQMLVESFPEIRAVDLDAV; translated from the coding sequence ATGAAAATTAATGCCATCCATATTGATGGTTTCGGCAAGTTTTCCAGCTTGTCGATGGAAGACCTGCCCGCCGGCCTGGTCATTTTTACGGGAGCAAACGAAGCAGGAAAATCGACATTATTTACTTTTATCCGGAGGATGTTTTTCGGTATTCCCAACACAAGGCTCTGCAACCTCTATCCTCCACTTGGAGGAGGAAAGCATGGGGGAAGGCTTGCAGTCATCGATTCTATTGGAGACCGATGGGTCATCGAAAGAAATGCGGGCAGAAAAGAAGATGTAAAGGTTGTGCTTCCAGATGGGAATACAGGGGGTAAAGTTGAACTTATTAAACTGCTGGGCCACGCAGACAGAAATGTCTTTGAAAATATCTATGCTTTTGGCCTTGAAGAACTGCAGAGTTTTGAGACCCTGAACGACCAGAGCATCAACAGTAAACTCTACAGTGCAGGCACAGGAGTTGGAGTTTCGATTTCAGGACTGATGAACTCTATCAGCAGCATTGAAACCAACCTGTATAGGCCTAGAGGTAGTAAACCTCTTATAAATGAGCTGTTCAGGGAAATAGGGAAAACTGAAGTAAAAATTACCGAACTTGAAGGAACCCAGAAGAAATACGATTCTCTTCATTTTGAACTGGAACAGAAAACCCTGGAGATTGCCCAACTAAAAGAAAAGTCTCAGAATATAAGGGAAAAATTAAACGACATTCAAAACCTGCTTTCCGTCTGGGAAGACTGGGAGATCCTCTGTGAGTCAAAAACTGCACTTGAAAGCTTACCTGGGCTTGGGAGTTTCCCCGAAAAAGGGGAAGAGAAGCTTAAGAGGCTCCAGGAAAGAATTGAAGAGATAAGGGAGACCATTTCAAGGCTGCAGCAGGACCTGGATAAAAATGCCGTTAAAGAACGAAGCCTTTCCCCTGACGAAAGCCTTCTGAAGCAAAAAGATGCGGTGCTGGAACTGGGAAGCGGAATTGAGAAGTACAGGTCTGAAGAAAAACTGCTCCCTTCTCTGGAAATGAACCTCAGGCAGGAAAAAGCCGGGTTTTCTGAGCTTCTTCTGGAACTTGGTCCGGCCTGGGATGAGAAAGCTCTGGAGCTTTTTGACCGTTCTATTCCTGCAAAGGAAGCCGTCATTCAGATGAGAAGGTCAGTAGACGAAATTGAGGATAAAATAAAAGAGACCAGAAACGAACTCCAGCAGGTCCTTAACAGCATTGAAAGAGTCCTTCAGGAAAACGACCTTTTTGAAGAAAGCCTCCTCGTACACAGAGACCAGGTTATCGAACTTGGAAACGGAATCGAAAAATACCAGTCTGATAAAGAGTTTCTCCTTTCCGGAACTCAGGAACTTCAGGATAGAAAAGCAGAACTCAGGGAAAATCTGTCAGGGCTTGGGGAAGGATGGGACGAAAACGCCCTTGATCTTTTTGAGCACTCAATCCCTTCAAAAGAAACTGTATTCCGAAAACGAAGGGAAATGGACGAAGCAGAAAAAACAATTGAGAGATACCGCGACAGGCTCAAACTTGCCCTTGGGGAAATTAAAGACGTCTGTGAGGAAATCGAAGCCCTAAAAGAGAAACTTGAGGTATACCCGACTCTTCCCAGGCCTGAAGAGGTGAAGCAGGAGCTTGAAGCTGTAAGTTATCTCAGGGTGGCCCACCCTCTCCTGAGGGAAAAAGAAGGCGAACTCAAAAGCCTGGAAAAAGAAGAGATGCTTTTTGCAGCTTTAAGACCTCGGGAAACCGAAAATAAGGATGGTCTACCCCTCTGGCCTGCAGGAATGGTTCTGCTTGCAGGCTGCATTGGCCTGGTATACGAAAGCATTAGTGGCACCATGTTTTCCGGACTTGTCATATTTTTACTCCTTTTCGCGACTTCTGCGGTATACTTCTTAAAAGCTACTAATAAGTCCTCAGTCCACCTTGCAGGGGAAGAGCATCTGGAAGACGTTGAGTCCCGAAAACAGAACGTAAAGGACTCAAAGGAAAAGCTGTTCAGAGAGATTAATTCACTGAAAGCATCCATGAAAACCCGTGCAAAAAAGTGTGGCTTTGAAGACATTCCTGACCCCTCAGTACGGGAACAGAAAGCCGATGAGCTGCAGAGGGTCGTGGTTGAGTTGAAGACTACCTGGGAGCTGCGCCAGAGGGAGGAGAAGCTCCAGAAGAAGCTGGATAAGTTAAATGCAAGTTATATAGAACTTAAAGATACTATCCGGGCACAAGAGGCAAAGCAGGAAGAAGTTCTCCAGGAATGGAAAGGGTGGCTTACTTCTTCAGGGCTCAGCCCGGAGTTCTCTCCTGAGCATGTGATTGAGATCCTTTCTGCAATCAGGGCTTGCCTGGAAAAACAAAAGAATATAAACGAACTGGAAAAGCAGGTAACGCTCAAAGAAGCCACTGTTAAAAAGTACGAAGAAAAAGCCTGTAGTATTCTGGAGGCTTGCAGAAAGCCTATTTCGGGAATTGCACTTGAAAGTGAAATCGCAAAGCTCAGGGAGGACGTGAGTTTCGCATTTAACCAGGCCGAAAGAGTGAGAAAACTTGAGGCTGAGTCCGAAGGCCTTAACCGTAAAAAAGAAGAGCTGGAAACCCGGTTCCTTGAGGAGACAAAGGCACGTGATGCACTGGCAGAAAAGTGGACTGGCTGGCTTGGGACTTACGGGCTTGACCCTTCACTTTCAGTAGAAAGTGTGCTTGAAATATTTTCGGTAATTCGGACGTGCTTTGACAAGCAGCGGGCAATCCGGAAACTTGAAGAACAGATAGCTTCCAGCAGAACATCGATAGAAGCCTATGAAGCAAAGGTAGCGGGAGTATTGCAGGTATGTGGACGTTCACTTTCCGGAATCTCTTTTGACTCCCAGGTTGAAAAACTTCGTTCAGACCTTGAAAAGGCATCCGATGAGACAAGAAACCTGCAGCAACTGAAAACCAGATCTGAAGAACTTAAAATTGAACTTGAGGCAGCCCTGGATAAATATAAAGAAGCTGCTGAAGAGCTTGCAGTTCTTCTGAACTCCGGTTCTGCAGAGACCGGAGAAGAATTCTATGAAAACGCCCGGCTCTGGGCTCAGCGGACCGAACTGGAAAACAGAAAAAGAGAAGCTGAACAGCAGATCCAGAGGGTTTCCGTAGGCGAAAAGGATTACGGGGTTTTCGTAGAAGAACTGCAAGATTCTGATCTTTCAGGCCTGAAAGAAGAAAACCACAGTCTGGAAGAATGCCTGAAAGCACTGGAACAGGAGACCTCGGATACTATAGACAGGCGTGGAGCGATACGAAATCAGATTGAACAGCTCGAACAAGGAAGTGAAGGTTCCCTTGCAAGAGTAATGCAGGAAAGCCTGCTGGAAGAACTTCACGAAAAGTCAAGGGAATGGGCTTCTCTAGTCTTAGCCCGTGAGATCCTTGCTAAAGCAGTCAAAGTCTATGAAAAGGAAAGGCAGCCTGCAGTTATCGTGGAAGCCCAGGCTTTTTTCTCAAAGATTACCAGAGGCAGGTACACGAGGATTTATTCCCCACTCAACTCTACCGAAATCTATGTTGAAGACCGGAACGGACGCCAGAAGAGCATTCAGGAACTCAGTAGGGGAACGGCTGAACAGCTTTATCTCTCCCTGCGCTTTGGTTTCATCAGGGAATTCGGCAGGCATTCGGAATCTCTCCCGATTGTTTTTGACGACGTGCTGGTGAATTTTGACCCTGAACGCTGCAAAAGCACATGTGAAGCCATAAAGGACCTTGCATCAGATAATCAGATTTTTTATTTCACTTGCCATCCTGAAACCGTACAGATGCTTGTAGAAAGTTTTCCTGAAATCAGGGCTGTAGATCTTGATGCGGTATAA
- a CDS encoding metallophosphoesterase family protein: MKKTKMSANSGRAGTLSFVHAADLHLDSPFTGISGIDPELGERLAKATFQAYEAIIELCMEEEVDFLLIAGDVYNSADKSLYAQVRFIEGLRKLETAGIQVFICHGNHDPLDGWSASLTWPENVHIMKGDRAEVVEFKKEGETAAVIVGMSYPTRHIMKNLVKNFPKKEGNWPFTIGLLHCSVGSNPEHAPYAPCTLQDLRELNYDYWALGHIHTPSIVCKEAPVVIYPGNPQGRHPGENGARGCFVVDVSSGGAISTRFIETDSVRWHIREISIEGLEKEGELIESLQSQLDAIRENSGGRSVICSFALKGRGPLHHILRQEGFLEDLLRLLREGETWGRQFIWVDRIEDDTLFPVERELLLKREDFVGDLVKIVEGLKTDEKALDEFREVLSPLFDSRNGRKHIARIDDEEMNYLLQRAENILLDALLTEEDNEN, translated from the coding sequence ATGAAAAAAACAAAAATGTCGGCAAATTCTGGCAGAGCCGGGACTTTGAGTTTTGTCCATGCTGCGGATTTACACCTTGACAGTCCATTTACAGGAATTTCAGGAATTGATCCTGAACTTGGGGAAAGGCTTGCGAAAGCTACCTTTCAGGCTTATGAGGCAATTATAGAGCTCTGTATGGAAGAAGAAGTCGACTTTTTGCTTATTGCGGGGGATGTGTATAACAGTGCCGACAAGAGTCTTTATGCTCAGGTCAGGTTTATAGAGGGGCTCAGGAAGCTCGAAACCGCCGGAATTCAGGTTTTTATATGCCACGGGAACCACGATCCTCTTGACGGCTGGTCTGCAAGCCTTACATGGCCCGAAAACGTACATATCATGAAAGGGGACAGGGCTGAAGTTGTGGAATTCAAAAAAGAAGGAGAAACTGCTGCTGTTATAGTGGGGATGAGCTATCCAACACGGCACATAATGAAAAATCTTGTGAAAAACTTTCCAAAAAAAGAAGGTAACTGGCCGTTTACTATAGGACTGCTGCATTGCAGCGTGGGAAGCAACCCGGAGCACGCACCTTATGCACCCTGTACTCTGCAGGACCTCAGGGAGCTCAATTATGACTACTGGGCGCTTGGCCACATTCATACTCCTTCTATAGTTTGTAAAGAGGCTCCGGTTGTGATATATCCTGGAAACCCGCAGGGCAGGCATCCCGGAGAAAACGGTGCCCGTGGATGCTTTGTTGTGGATGTTTCTTCAGGAGGAGCTATTTCTACCAGATTCATAGAGACCGACTCTGTGCGCTGGCATATTAGGGAAATTTCCATAGAAGGCCTGGAAAAAGAAGGGGAGCTAATAGAAAGCCTTCAAAGCCAGCTTGATGCCATAAGGGAAAATTCCGGAGGAAGGTCTGTGATTTGCAGTTTTGCCCTTAAAGGGAGGGGACCGCTGCATCACATTCTCAGGCAGGAGGGATTTCTTGAAGACCTCCTGCGTTTGCTCAGGGAAGGCGAGACCTGGGGCCGGCAGTTCATCTGGGTAGACCGAATAGAGGATGATACACTCTTTCCCGTAGAAAGAGAGCTTCTTCTGAAAAGGGAAGATTTTGTGGGAGATCTGGTAAAAATTGTAGAGGGCTTGAAGACCGATGAAAAAGCCCTGGATGAGTTTCGTGAAGTCCTGTCCCCTCTTTTTGATTCCAGAAACGGGAGAAAGCACATTGCCAGAATTGATGATGAAGAAATGAACTACCTGCTTCAGCGCGCTGAAAATATTCTGCTTGATGCTTTACTCACGGAGGAAGATAATGAAAATTAA
- a CDS encoding tetratricopeptide repeat protein, whose translation MSKQIMDAISRILDTSLMQINTEKSKKALENLAKAEKLSEKTKRPDYICSILMLKGRALLAEKRKEEALEEFQKLIEFIVPLFQADPGEPVHQYYTYNSFGFTIKALSEFDSVSKMEEYLYRNKKDINQILATYDKLIARVPDNPEYIHNYLKFLENISTFHLRAQKTEAEPDLVERIVQNYGKLFELISGKQELFDNLKMITEQFRDYCLVFENFEEANRVFGQIEEIYKKILIKEPGNKVVSSQLLSLYEVSGDLYTKLGNIEKTEETYLRAIDFLNEKLQKHPGNSSYIKKQREIYLTLSRVFYEENKYEKATQYAEKSLEILKELAGKKPENLRYQYKISDYFTELGELFGDIGNTERAKECRMQEIEIYRNIHERDPEDEISVANIAATIDQIGHLYAGKGDTETAKQYYEQGLEAFEKLFESYPENTDHKVSISNTLDYIGRMYDADLDLENALKYYEKSLGIIENLVQMYPENDIYRENLICTLKDVEAFAVRQKQYESAIKHRERITELSFQIASENPKDRDYKKELALSHEELGMLFEKVGKPELAKQQYSKSANVYRNILQDKNEEDIVKDLLAMGFQRQATVFMHDKKYGLAKEYLALVRDYYEDLYEKAPEKPENWKRVCEIRILNGILHENLGNYDVAIPIYESVFPILNKHLESDPDNLEYQSIMSVLETQLGITFHSTGEYEKSKEAFEKSILLNTQILEEGPENFLNLGAAAITFTEYSKLLTDMGKEEAEEYAAKANKIKEKLDKMCGSDGVMTEDQEPGKEV comes from the coding sequence ATGTCCAAACAGATTATGGATGCAATATCTCGGATTCTCGATACCTCTTTAATGCAAATTAATACTGAAAAATCTAAAAAAGCGCTTGAAAACCTTGCAAAAGCCGAAAAACTTTCTGAAAAGACAAAGCGACCTGACTACATATGTTCGATCCTTATGTTAAAAGGGAGAGCTTTGCTTGCCGAGAAAAGGAAGGAGGAGGCCCTGGAAGAGTTCCAGAAACTAATAGAATTTATTGTGCCCCTCTTTCAGGCTGACCCCGGAGAACCTGTGCATCAGTACTATACCTACAATTCATTTGGTTTTACTATAAAGGCACTCTCTGAGTTTGACAGTGTTTCAAAAATGGAGGAGTATTTATACAGAAATAAAAAAGATATAAATCAAATTCTTGCCACTTATGATAAGCTTATTGCCAGAGTTCCGGATAACCCGGAGTACATACATAATTACTTGAAATTTTTGGAAAATATCAGTACCTTTCACCTGAGGGCCCAGAAGACTGAAGCTGAGCCAGACCTGGTCGAAAGAATCGTGCAAAATTATGGGAAATTATTTGAACTGATATCTGGAAAACAAGAATTATTTGATAACCTGAAGATGATAACCGAACAGTTTAGAGATTATTGTCTTGTATTTGAGAACTTTGAGGAAGCAAACCGGGTCTTTGGGCAGATCGAAGAAATCTATAAAAAAATCCTCATAAAAGAACCCGGCAACAAAGTTGTTTCTTCTCAGCTTTTATCCTTATACGAAGTTTCCGGGGACCTGTACACAAAACTTGGAAATATAGAGAAAACTGAAGAAACATACCTCCGGGCTATCGACTTCCTGAACGAAAAACTCCAGAAACATCCTGGGAATAGTTCTTACATCAAGAAACAGCGCGAAATATACCTGACTCTCAGTAGGGTCTTTTATGAAGAAAATAAATATGAAAAAGCGACTCAATATGCTGAAAAATCCCTTGAAATACTCAAGGAATTAGCCGGGAAAAAACCGGAGAACCTGCGATATCAATACAAGATTTCCGACTATTTTACCGAGCTTGGGGAGCTTTTTGGAGATATCGGGAACACAGAGCGTGCAAAAGAATGCCGCATGCAGGAAATCGAAATATACAGGAATATTCATGAAAGAGACCCTGAAGACGAAATAAGTGTAGCAAATATAGCCGCCACCATCGACCAGATCGGCCACCTCTACGCAGGAAAGGGAGATACGGAAACTGCAAAACAGTACTATGAACAGGGCCTTGAAGCATTTGAAAAACTGTTTGAATCCTATCCCGAAAATACTGACCACAAAGTAAGTATCTCAAATACCCTGGATTACATCGGGAGAATGTATGATGCGGATCTTGATCTCGAAAATGCTCTAAAATACTATGAAAAATCCCTCGGAATAATCGAAAACCTGGTGCAAATGTACCCGGAAAATGACATTTACAGGGAAAATCTCATCTGTACACTGAAGGACGTTGAAGCCTTTGCTGTCAGGCAAAAACAATATGAAAGTGCAATCAAGCACCGTGAGCGCATCACAGAACTGAGCTTCCAGATTGCCAGCGAGAATCCCAAAGACCGGGACTACAAAAAAGAACTGGCTCTTTCCCACGAAGAACTTGGGATGCTTTTTGAAAAAGTAGGAAAACCGGAACTTGCAAAACAGCAGTACTCAAAATCAGCCAATGTTTACAGGAATATCCTGCAAGATAAAAACGAAGAAGATATCGTGAAAGACCTGCTGGCTATGGGATTCCAGAGGCAGGCAACTGTGTTCATGCATGACAAAAAGTATGGTCTCGCGAAAGAATACCTGGCACTTGTCCGCGATTACTATGAGGACTTATACGAAAAAGCTCCTGAAAAACCGGAAAACTGGAAAAGAGTCTGTGAAATTCGGATCCTTAACGGGATTTTACATGAAAACCTTGGGAATTACGATGTAGCTATCCCAATTTATGAATCGGTCTTCCCGATTCTGAATAAACATCTTGAGTCGGACCCCGATAACCTTGAATACCAGTCAATAATGAGTGTTTTAGAGACCCAGTTAGGCATTACATTTCATTCAACCGGCGAGTATGAGAAATCAAAAGAGGCCTTTGAAAAAAGTATTCTCCTAAACACACAAATACTTGAGGAAGGCCCTGAAAATTTCTTAAATCTTGGTGCGGCAGCAATAACATTTACAGAATATTCAAAGTTACTCACAGATATGGGCAAAGAAGAAGCAGAAGAATACGCTGCAAAAGCTAACAAAATAAAGGAGAAACTTGATAAAATGTGCGGGTCTGATGGAGTTATGACGGAAGATCAGGAGCCTGGAAAAGAAGTTTGA
- a CDS encoding ATP-binding protein has translation MQFYNRQKELKLMELLDQGKPSFLVITGKRRVGKTELIKQFTGNRKALYLFVDSNKSIDILMDEFDQLLKEKLDLPDYIKVDETENFLKFITSYDRDLIIAIDEFQRFQKVYPSFITQLQRYWDMKPDNCRVFLIVSGSSIGMIRKIFIEEQAPLFKRADNILTIKPFTVLETFEMLGDMGIKDPEEKLNLYFLFGGTVYYYRLFEKYQCTGFDDALEKLIFSEFAPLKNEVRDILIEEFGKEHSTYYEIISAISQGRCSMSEISDLTHVSSNSLSPYFYDLIDLLGVVEHRIPVTDSPEKSKRGRYFLKDNFFRFYGRFVYPMYSQYMAGNYSPMLEKVRKEWQSYTGKIFEDIVRELLVEKTISDYPDIGSWWNRKGDEIDILGVNRQGRKVLAIEVKNKELGESEAREILELTLDKAKLVRGISGQELKVGIVARKVKGRKHLEDDGFLVWELEELIP, from the coding sequence ATGCAATTCTACAACCGGCAGAAAGAACTTAAACTTATGGAACTGCTCGATCAGGGGAAACCATCTTTTCTCGTTATAACAGGGAAGAGAAGGGTAGGAAAAACCGAGTTGATCAAGCAGTTCACAGGGAACAGGAAAGCACTTTATCTTTTCGTTGACAGCAACAAGAGCATCGACATTCTGATGGACGAATTCGACCAGCTTTTAAAGGAGAAACTGGACCTGCCGGATTACATAAAAGTCGATGAAACGGAGAATTTCCTCAAGTTTATAACCTCTTATGACAGGGACCTGATAATAGCGATTGATGAATTCCAGAGGTTCCAGAAAGTATACCCATCCTTCATTACTCAGCTTCAGCGGTACTGGGACATGAAGCCAGACAATTGCAGAGTCTTTCTTATCGTTTCCGGGTCTTCGATTGGCATGATAAGAAAAATATTCATTGAGGAACAGGCTCCACTCTTCAAACGTGCTGACAATATTCTGACTATAAAACCCTTTACGGTCCTTGAGACATTTGAGATGCTCGGTGACATGGGCATAAAAGATCCGGAAGAAAAACTGAATCTGTACTTCCTTTTCGGAGGGACTGTCTATTACTATCGCCTGTTTGAAAAGTATCAGTGCACAGGATTTGACGATGCCCTTGAAAAGCTGATATTCAGCGAGTTTGCACCGCTTAAAAATGAAGTGAGGGACATTCTAATTGAAGAATTTGGGAAGGAGCACTCCACATATTATGAGATAATCTCAGCAATATCGCAGGGAAGATGCTCGATGAGCGAGATCTCGGATCTGACGCATGTCTCTTCCAACTCATTGTCACCATATTTTTACGACCTCATAGACCTGCTGGGAGTAGTGGAACACCGGATACCTGTCACGGACAGTCCTGAAAAAAGCAAAAGAGGACGGTATTTCCTGAAAGATAATTTCTTCAGGTTCTATGGTCGCTTCGTATATCCTATGTACAGCCAGTATATGGCAGGCAATTATTCTCCCATGCTGGAAAAGGTTCGAAAGGAATGGCAGAGTTACACAGGCAAGATATTCGAGGATATTGTTCGTGAACTGCTGGTTGAAAAAACGATCAGCGATTATCCGGATATAGGGAGCTGGTGGAATAGGAAGGGGGATGAGATTGATATTCTTGGAGTAAATCGCCAGGGGAGAAAAGTCCTGGCAATTGAGGTCAAGAATAAAGAACTGGGTGAAAGCGAGGCCAGAGAGATCCTGGAGTTAACACTCGATAAAGCAAAATTAGTAAGAGGAATATCTGGTCAGGAATTGAAAGTAGGGATAGTGGCCAGAAAAGTCAAAGGCAGAAAACACCTGGAAGATGATGGATTCCTTGTATGGGAACTGGAAGAGCTTATTCCCTGA